Proteins found in one Syntrophobacterales bacterium genomic segment:
- the dapF gene encoding diaminopimelate epimerase, producing MIEFYKLSGSGNDFIFIDNMDRNLQVGDLASFAKTVCARQVSVGADGLIVIEPSAKVDFRWRFFNADGSEAAMCGNGGRCAARFAFLKGIAGPRMSFETIAGVIDAEIKDDVAKIHMTAPHSLALDDQIRVGGRDIAVHSVDTGVPHAIHFIEDIDQFDVFHVGREIRRHAHYQPAGTNANFVLVVDDHTLRVRTYERGVEDETLACGTGSVASALLAACKGFVQSPVAVHVKSGEILTIYFKKTNDGFTDVYLEGKVAVVYQGKLWDEAWRKGE from the coding sequence ATGATTGAATTTTATAAGCTAAGCGGCAGCGGCAATGATTTCATATTCATCGACAATATGGACAGAAATCTTCAAGTCGGAGACCTGGCTTCCTTTGCAAAAACCGTCTGTGCGCGGCAGGTTTCCGTTGGAGCGGACGGCCTTATTGTGATTGAACCTTCCGCCAAGGTTGATTTCCGTTGGCGTTTTTTCAACGCCGATGGTTCGGAAGCGGCGATGTGCGGCAACGGAGGGCGCTGCGCCGCGCGCTTTGCCTTCCTTAAGGGAATTGCCGGACCGCGGATGTCCTTTGAAACGATTGCAGGCGTCATCGATGCCGAGATAAAAGACGATGTCGCAAAGATCCATATGACCGCCCCGCACAGCCTTGCTCTGGACGACCAAATCAGGGTCGGGGGAAGGGACATTGCCGTTCACAGCGTGGATACCGGAGTCCCCCATGCAATTCATTTTATAGAAGATATTGATCAGTTCGACGTCTTTCATGTCGGACGGGAAATACGTCGGCATGCCCATTACCAGCCAGCCGGAACCAACGCGAATTTTGTCCTGGTTGTTGACGACCACACGCTTCGGGTACGGACTTACGAGCGGGGCGTCGAGGATGAAACCCTCGCCTGTGGAACCGGCTCCGTCGCCTCGGCCCTGCTCGCCGCCTGCAAGGGTTTCGTCCAGTCGCCGGTTGCGGTCCACGTAAAAAGCGGCGAAATACTGACAATATACTTTAAAAAGACGAACGACGGCTTTACCGATGTTTATTTAGAGGGAAAGGTCGCTGTCGTATATCAGGGAAAACTGTGGGATGAAGCATGGAGGAAGGGGGAATGA